The segment CGCCAGCGTGCGGTGAACGACGCAGCCGGCGTAGTCTTCGATGTCGGGATGAAGGTCTTCGCAGTTGCGCGAGCCGTGCACGAACCCGCCTTCGAGCATCGCCACCGCCGCCACCGTCTCGATGCCGCCGGCCGCACCGAGAGTGTGGCCGATCAGCGACTTGGTCGACGTGATCATCGGAAGACGCCTGCCGCGGCCGAGAGCCTCGGCCCAGTTCGCGATCTCGAGCGGGTCGGCCATCGTCGCAGTGAGGTGCCCGCTGACGGCATCGATGGCATCGGGATCGACGCCGGCGTCCGCGAGCGCGGCGCGGATGCAGCGCTGCACGCCGCGCGGATTCGGCGCCGTCATCGAGCCGCCGGCTCTCTGGCCTCCGCAGTTGACCGCGCCGCCAAGCACTTCGGCGTGAATCCTCGCGCCGCGCTCGAGCGCGCTGTCCAGCGATTCGAGCACGAGGATTCCCGCGCCGGCGGCGGGGACGAACCCGCCTGCCGCCGCGCTCATCGGCCGCGACGCCGCCTGTGGATCGTCGTTCCATGCACGCGCGAGCACGCGCATCGAATCGAAACCGGCCCAGATGTGCGGGCTGGCCGCCTCGGAACCGCCGACCAGCATGCGTTTTGCCCTGCCCGAACGGATCCGGTCGAGACCCTGCAGCACCGA is part of the Candidatus Binatia bacterium genome and harbors:
- a CDS encoding beta-ketoacyl-[acyl-carrier-protein] synthase family protein, with translation MSRVRVVVTGMGVVAPNAVGVGAFAEALREGRSGLRNDARLRDMGFACTVSGVPEGVDERARARFGEAELAAMNQNMVYAALAADEAWRDAGLPDPRDDEDAIDWDCGAVIGTGIGGIDTVAEFVVPMIQAGKVRRLGSTCVERVMTSNVSAKIAGMFGLGNQVTTNSSACSTGTESVLQGLDRIRSGRAKRMLVGGSEAASPHIWAGFDSMRVLARAWNDDPQAASRPMSAAAGGFVPAAGAGILVLESLDSALERGARIHAEVLGGAVNCGGQRAGGSMTAPNPRGVQRCIRAALADAGVDPDAIDAVSGHLTATMADPLEIANWAEALGRGRRLPMITSTKSLIGHTLGAAGGIETVAAVAMLEGGFVHGSRNCEDLHPDIEDYAGCVVHRTLAMPQLEIIAKASFGFGDVNACLLMGSGTSAHHSGAGARSMRAGA